A single genomic interval of uncultured Desulfobacter sp. harbors:
- a CDS encoding PTS sugar transporter subunit IIA, whose translation MTGILIVTHANLGATLIETLEFILGEKQKKLESISMDIKQDPENLRKKIKQGIKNVHCENGVIILTDMFGGTPSNLAYAFLEEGKVEVISGVNLPILLKAVTSRKKMDIKALTAALIDHGKKSISLASDILKGTSRSLS comes from the coding sequence ATGACAGGAATTTTAATTGTCACCCATGCAAATCTGGGTGCAACATTGATTGAAACCTTGGAATTTATTCTGGGGGAAAAGCAGAAAAAACTTGAATCCATATCCATGGACATTAAACAGGATCCGGAAAATTTACGAAAAAAAATTAAACAGGGAATCAAAAATGTTCATTGCGAAAATGGGGTTATTATTTTAACCGACATGTTCGGGGGGACACCTTCAAACCTGGCCTATGCCTTTCTTGAAGAAGGAAAAGTCGAGGTGATTTCAGGCGTCAACCTGCCCATTCTTCTCAAAGCCGTAACATCCCGGAAAAAAATGGATATCAAAGCATTGACTGCAGCACTGATTGACCATGGAAAAAAAAGCATTTCCCTGGCCAGCGACATCCTGAAAGGGACCAGCCGCTCCCTATCCTGA
- the rapZ gene encoding RNase adapter RapZ has translation MEPLKVYIITGIAGSGKTTVAQAFEDASFYCIDNMPMELVPKVLELPLGENPKVKGAAFVMDMRSKTFIKTFVSGVSALEEIGVSPVIIFLEADDQTLVKRFSQTRRHHPLDDGKNLLDSIRAEKKGMAAIRKLAHQIIDTSNFNVHQLKAEILRLVSKDTGAENVMKLNIMSFGYKYGIPVDADIVVDLRFLANPYFVPELKAHNGESDAVKAFVLENPETKTFLKKYNSLIDYLIPLYKKENKAYLTLALGCTGGRHRSVAISRAIFERLVKKDLNPSLRHRDIDRDINEI, from the coding sequence ATGGAACCCCTCAAGGTTTATATCATCACCGGCATTGCAGGTTCCGGAAAGACAACCGTTGCCCAGGCATTTGAAGATGCATCCTTTTACTGCATTGACAACATGCCCATGGAACTTGTGCCGAAGGTGCTCGAACTGCCTTTAGGGGAAAACCCCAAGGTCAAGGGTGCCGCCTTTGTGATGGATATGCGGTCAAAAACCTTTATAAAGACATTTGTATCAGGCGTATCTGCTTTAGAGGAGATAGGGGTTTCTCCGGTCATCATCTTTCTTGAAGCCGACGACCAGACCCTTGTCAAACGGTTCAGCCAGACCCGCAGGCACCACCCCCTGGATGATGGCAAAAATCTTTTGGACAGCATCAGGGCTGAAAAAAAGGGGATGGCCGCTATCCGCAAGCTTGCCCACCAGATCATTGACACCTCTAATTTCAATGTGCATCAACTTAAAGCGGAAATACTGCGTCTTGTATCCAAGGATACGGGTGCCGAAAACGTCATGAAACTAAATATCATGTCATTTGGCTACAAATACGGAATTCCTGTGGATGCTGATATTGTGGTGGATCTGCGTTTTCTGGCCAACCCCTATTTTGTGCCTGAACTTAAAGCCCATAACGGTGAATCCGATGCGGTAAAAGCCTTTGTCCTGGAAAACCCGGAGACAAAAACCTTTTTAAAAAAATATAACTCTCTTATTGATTATCTCATTCCTTTATACAAAAAAGAAAATAAAGCATATCTGACACTTGCATTGGGATGCACCGGTGGGCGCCACCGTAGTGTCGCCATATCCAGGGCCATATTTGAACGGCTGGTTAAAAAGGATCTAAACCCAAGCTTGCGGCACAGAGATATTGATAGAGACATAAACGAGATATAA
- a CDS encoding PTS sugar transporter subunit IIA, which yields MKISDILKLDAIIADLKAKNKSESIQELSQAVAPVAGAETEDVAAVLMEREYLGSTGIGGGIAIPHGKLETVKSIAVGFGRSIKGIEFDSLDNRPVHLFFLLLTPEHSTGGHLKVLAQISKLLKMDQFKERLLSAGSTEQIHQIILENDEEF from the coding sequence ATGAAAATCAGTGATATTCTAAAGCTGGACGCCATCATCGCAGATCTGAAAGCCAAAAACAAATCAGAGAGCATACAAGAACTGTCCCAGGCTGTTGCACCAGTGGCCGGAGCCGAAACCGAAGATGTTGCAGCCGTCCTGATGGAACGGGAATACTTAGGCTCCACAGGCATCGGCGGCGGCATCGCCATACCCCACGGCAAACTGGAGACGGTTAAATCCATTGCTGTGGGATTTGGACGCAGTATCAAAGGAATTGAATTTGATTCTTTGGATAATCGTCCGGTCCATCTTTTTTTTCTGCTTTTAACACCCGAGCATTCCACAGGTGGCCATTTAAAGGTTCTTGCTCAGATATCCAAGCTGCTGAAAATGGATCAGTTTAAAGAACGCCTGTTATCGGCAGGCTCAACAGAACAGATTCATCAGATCATTCTGGAAAATGACGAAGAATTTTAA
- the raiA gene encoding ribosome-associated translation inhibitor RaiA, translated as MQITITFKKIEASDSLKSYVDKKFKRFDKMLEGPAEASVVLSVEKIRHIAEITLTSGALNIHAKEASESMYATIDILADKVKAQITKHKEKEKKHMSGNKASLTDTREFSMDEPLPGNVVDIIEEPLETKPMDIEDAVIELESGKKSFYVFVNARTEQVNVIYKHNNGKLGLIAPQG; from the coding sequence ATGCAGATCACCATCACGTTCAAAAAAATAGAAGCATCCGATTCCCTGAAATCCTACGTAGATAAAAAATTTAAACGGTTTGACAAAATGCTGGAAGGTCCGGCCGAGGCCAGTGTGGTCCTAAGCGTTGAAAAAATAAGACATATTGCCGAAATCACCTTAACCAGCGGGGCGCTTAACATCCATGCAAAGGAAGCGTCCGAAAGCATGTATGCCACCATTGACATACTAGCGGATAAAGTCAAAGCCCAGATCACAAAACATAAGGAAAAAGAAAAAAAACACATGTCAGGCAATAAGGCAAGCCTGACCGATACCCGGGAATTCAGCATGGATGAACCATTACCCGGAAACGTAGTTGATATTATTGAAGAACCCCTTGAAACAAAACCCATGGATATTGAGGATGCGGTGATTGAGCTGGAATCGGGCAAAAAATCTTTTTATGTATTTGTGAATGCCCGCACAGAACAGGTCAATGTGATTTATAAACATAATAACGGAAAACTGGGATTAATCGCTCCCCAAGGATAG
- the rpoN gene encoding RNA polymerase factor sigma-54 — MELGLQQSLALTQQLVMTPQLQQAIKLLQLSRLELADMIQQEMEQNPALEEISIDETPDKAITAQETETRETETEAPVKEVTIEERVPSDTDWENYINEYNSTGRLYMESENSETPNYEAFTSEKKTLEAHLKWQLMLSDLSEEKETLGHIIIGNLNRDGYLCADVEELAQTAQADIQTVEEVLALLQTFDPPGVCARNLCETLLIQVRQLGIKNEIITQIITHHLKNLENRNSKKIAKALKISVEDVRAAVKIIQFLEPKPGRKFATEEPAYITPDIYVYKVGDDFKIVMNDDGLPKLRISRFYRDAVATGKKIPKETKTYLNEKMQSASWLIKSIHQRQKTIYLVMESIIKFQREFFEKGIAYLRPLILKDIAEDIEMHESTISRVTTNKYAYTPQGLFELKYFFNSSIERGDGPSMASASVKERIKQLIDNEDPNAPLSDDKIAAILQESEIQIARRTVAKYRKVLNILPSNKRKQL, encoded by the coding sequence ATGGAACTTGGATTACAACAAAGCCTTGCACTGACCCAGCAGCTGGTCATGACACCCCAGCTCCAGCAGGCGATTAAACTGCTTCAGCTGTCCCGGCTTGAACTTGCCGACATGATTCAGCAGGAAATGGAGCAAAATCCGGCCCTTGAAGAAATCTCCATTGATGAGACCCCTGACAAAGCCATCACGGCCCAGGAAACCGAAACCCGGGAAACGGAAACCGAAGCCCCTGTCAAGGAAGTCACCATTGAAGAGCGGGTGCCCTCGGATACGGATTGGGAAAATTATATCAATGAATACAACTCCACCGGTCGACTTTACATGGAGTCTGAAAACAGTGAAACACCCAATTACGAGGCATTCACATCCGAAAAAAAGACCCTTGAAGCGCATTTGAAGTGGCAGTTGATGCTTTCGGATCTGTCCGAAGAAAAGGAAACCCTTGGTCACATCATCATCGGCAACCTGAACCGGGATGGATATTTATGCGCTGATGTGGAGGAATTGGCCCAGACTGCCCAGGCCGACATCCAAACCGTTGAAGAGGTGCTGGCGCTGCTCCAGACCTTTGACCCCCCGGGGGTGTGTGCCAGAAACCTGTGCGAGACTCTTTTAATCCAGGTCCGGCAGCTTGGTATTAAAAACGAAATTATCACCCAAATCATTACACATCATCTAAAAAATCTTGAAAACAGAAACAGTAAGAAAATTGCCAAGGCCCTTAAAATTTCCGTTGAGGATGTACGGGCCGCAGTCAAAATCATCCAGTTTCTTGAACCCAAACCCGGCAGGAAATTTGCCACGGAAGAACCCGCCTACATCACCCCTGACATATACGTTTATAAAGTCGGAGATGATTTTAAAATTGTTATGAACGATGACGGCCTTCCCAAATTAAGAATTTCAAGATTCTACAGGGACGCCGTGGCCACCGGCAAAAAGATTCCCAAGGAAACCAAAACCTATCTCAATGAAAAGATGCAGTCCGCCTCCTGGCTGATAAAATCCATTCACCAGCGCCAGAAAACAATTTACCTGGTTATGGAAAGCATCATAAAATTTCAAAGGGAATTTTTTGAAAAAGGTATCGCCTACCTACGGCCTTTGATCTTAAAAGACATTGCCGAAGATATTGAAATGCATGAGTCCACGATCAGCCGGGTGACCACCAACAAATATGCGTACACCCCCCAGGGACTGTTTGAGTTAAAATATTTTTTCAACAGTTCCATAGAACGGGGGGACGGGCCTTCCATGGCATCGGCCAGTGTCAAGGAGAGAATAAAACAACTCATTGACAATGAAGATCCCAATGCACCTTTAAGTGATGATAAAATCGCCGCAATTCTGCAGGAATCAGAGATTCAGATTGCCCGGCGAACCGTGGCAAAATACAGAAAAGTACTTAATATTCTGCCGTCCAACAAACGCAAACAACTGTAG
- the lptB gene encoding LPS export ABC transporter ATP-binding protein: MSRLVLENLVKTYGGKTVVDQVSLNVDQGQVTGLLGPNGAGKTTTFYMTVGMIRPDKGTVHLDGEDITQYPMYIRARKGIGYLPQETSVFKKLTVRENITAILEVIDKKDTDIHQKAESLMEELGILTLAGQKAASLSGGERRRLEISRVLATDPLFILLDEPFAGIDPLAVIDIQQIISQLTDKGIGILISDHNVRETLGVCDTAYIMSQGVVMESGPPEKIISSKVAKRIYLGDNFRL; the protein is encoded by the coding sequence ATGAGCCGATTGGTACTGGAAAACCTTGTAAAGACCTATGGCGGCAAAACCGTTGTGGATCAGGTCAGCCTGAACGTGGACCAGGGCCAGGTAACCGGGCTTTTAGGGCCTAACGGTGCCGGCAAAACCACCACCTTCTATATGACCGTAGGCATGATCCGCCCCGACAAAGGTACGGTTCATCTTGACGGGGAGGATATAACCCAGTACCCCATGTATATAAGGGCCAGAAAAGGTATTGGTTACCTGCCCCAGGAAACCTCTGTATTTAAAAAACTGACCGTCAGGGAAAACATAACGGCCATATTGGAGGTTATTGACAAAAAAGACACGGACATCCACCAGAAAGCCGAAAGCCTGATGGAAGAACTTGGGATATTGACCTTGGCCGGGCAAAAGGCTGCGTCCCTGTCCGGTGGAGAGAGGCGGCGTCTGGAAATTTCAAGGGTGCTTGCCACAGATCCTTTGTTCATCCTTCTTGACGAACCCTTTGCCGGCATTGATCCTTTGGCTGTCATTGATATCCAGCAAATCATATCCCAGCTTACGGATAAAGGTATCGGGATATTGATCTCCGACCATAATGTCAGGGAGACATTAGGCGTATGCGACACAGCGTATATTATGAGTCAGGGTGTTGTTATGGAATCAGGGCCGCCGGAAAAAATTATTTCGAGCAAAGTAGCCAAACGAATTTATTTGGGAGATAACTTTAGACTTTAA
- a CDS encoding LptA/OstA family protein, whose protein sequence is MLILLFLLAQVSVAAQENQTADKKQPPADLKITSDKMVASKDQSVVEFMGKVKAVRADSVLLADSVKVFFHTSETKKEGRSNVKRILATGNVEYTEGERKAFSDQADYDTAEEILILTGEQARLLTGKSWITGKKITLFKAEDRVVVETTEENRVEAFFDAEDQDGSLNKP, encoded by the coding sequence TTGCTGATACTGTTGTTTCTGCTTGCACAGGTATCCGTTGCAGCCCAGGAGAACCAAACCGCTGATAAAAAACAACCACCGGCTGACCTGAAAATCACATCGGATAAAATGGTTGCGAGCAAAGACCAGTCCGTGGTGGAATTCATGGGAAAAGTCAAAGCGGTTCGGGCAGACAGCGTACTTTTAGCAGATTCGGTCAAGGTATTTTTTCATACCTCGGAAACAAAAAAGGAAGGCCGTTCAAACGTTAAACGAATTCTTGCCACGGGCAATGTGGAATATACCGAAGGGGAGCGCAAAGCATTCTCAGATCAAGCGGATTATGACACGGCTGAGGAGATACTCATACTCACCGGGGAACAAGCCCGCCTGCTTACGGGAAAAAGCTGGATCACCGGCAAAAAAATTACCCTGTTTAAGGCCGAGGACCGGGTCGTTGTGGAAACGACCGAAGAAAACAGGGTTGAAGCATTTTTTGATGCTGAAGATCAGGACGGATCTTTGAATAAACCCTGA